The following proteins are co-located in the Bathymodiolus thermophilus thioautotrophic gill symbiont genome:
- a CDS encoding cytidylyltransferase domain-containing protein, with protein sequence MIDNKVVSALLPVKAFSRRVENKNIRHLGQYTLLERKILQLQKSKFIDRVYVGSDSDEILKVAEDFGALPIKRDAKACNESQASANLMIKDFVNRVDTDIAVWAHVTNPFVYEEHYDQAIEAFNVAEDYDSLVSLTEIQSHMWNKHFFPINFNPYAEKHPFASECDSYYYQNGAIFIQELDNFKSNSYFYGNKPRSFVLDEMVAYDINTPEEFEIAEQLQSYMDKLHGFSKT encoded by the coding sequence ATGATAGATAATAAAGTTGTATCCGCCTTGTTACCAGTTAAGGCTTTTAGCAGACGTGTTGAAAATAAAAATATAAGACATTTGGGGCAATATACATTATTAGAGCGCAAAATCTTGCAGTTGCAAAAGTCAAAATTTATTGATAGAGTCTATGTTGGGTCAGATAGTGATGAAATTTTGAAAGTAGCAGAAGATTTTGGCGCTCTTCCCATTAAGCGTGATGCTAAAGCGTGCAATGAAAGTCAGGCTTCAGCAAATCTTATGATAAAAGATTTTGTAAATAGGGTTGACACTGATATAGCTGTATGGGCTCATGTTACAAACCCATTTGTGTATGAAGAACATTATGATCAAGCTATAGAGGCCTTTAATGTAGCAGAAGATTATGATTCGCTGGTATCGTTAACAGAAATTCAAAGTCACATGTGGAATAAACATTTTTTTCCGATAAATTTCAATCCATATGCTGAAAAACATCCATTTGCATCGGAATGCGATTCATACTATTATCAAAATGGTGCAATTTTTATTCAAGAATTAGATAATTTTAAATCCAATAGTTATTTTTATGGAAATAAGCCCCGTTCTTTCGTACTAGATGAAATGGTTGCTTATGATATTAATACCCCTGAAGAATTCGAAATTGCTGAGCAGTTACAAAGTTACATGGATAAGCTACATGGTTTTTCTAAAACTTAA
- a CDS encoding lipopolysaccharide biosynthesis protein: MLANILRIASGQFIAQLILLVSLPFITRYYSPEEFGVFAVFSVITWILVVFSTGKVEFLIITMKSKDEAVTLTIGILIIVLIFSFLIALITMFFLSNFLNSFFSKELHYLPILIGITVLFVGGTQTLRYYATYLGNFSGHGIVATVNAISMISISLGYAIFIGGDSLSIGLILGQMIGQFLSFLVFLFYTDIVQTITLKKLKVSFATVFNQMQKIPILLTINLASSLSSRIPTLIMSAVGGMSAAGVFAMAERVVGVPTGAFGQAVGQVARHQYRKIHEVDNSNISLPRKIIKSTFFFVIFGYGLLITLADWLVPLVLGEQWRVAIVFVQIIAVMELFNFVFYSVEDIAIIRDNFSYRMWAQITQLILLLVLYAVVNTTSILSNIELVLGLICLVRILFVVYDLTKTWRGV, encoded by the coding sequence ATGTTAGCCAATATATTGCGCATTGCCAGTGGACAATTCATTGCACAATTAATACTGTTAGTTTCGCTGCCTTTTATCACACGATATTACTCTCCAGAGGAATTCGGTGTTTTTGCTGTTTTTAGTGTTATTACATGGATTTTGGTTGTCTTTTCTACGGGCAAAGTGGAGTTTTTAATTATTACCATGAAAAGTAAGGATGAGGCCGTAACATTAACCATAGGTATTTTGATAATCGTGTTAATTTTTAGTTTTTTAATTGCCCTAATTACAATGTTTTTTTTATCTAATTTTTTAAATTCTTTCTTTTCAAAGGAGTTGCATTATTTGCCCATTTTAATTGGCATTACGGTGTTGTTTGTAGGTGGCACACAAACACTAAGATACTACGCTACTTATTTAGGCAATTTTTCAGGACATGGCATAGTGGCTACAGTAAATGCTATAAGTATGATCTCTATTTCGCTTGGGTATGCTATTTTTATAGGCGGAGATTCATTGTCAATTGGACTTATTTTGGGGCAAATGATTGGGCAATTCTTATCATTTTTAGTTTTCTTATTTTATACTGATATTGTGCAAACGATAACTTTAAAAAAACTTAAAGTATCGTTTGCCACCGTATTTAATCAAATGCAGAAAATACCTATTTTATTAACAATCAATTTGGCATCTTCCTTGAGTTCACGCATACCTACATTGATTATGTCTGCTGTAGGTGGCATGTCTGCTGCCGGTGTATTTGCAATGGCTGAGAGGGTTGTGGGTGTGCCAACAGGTGCTTTTGGTCAAGCAGTTGGTCAAGTTGCTCGTCATCAATATCGCAAAATACATGAGGTTGATAATAGCAATATATCTTTACCAAGAAAAATAATTAAATCCACTTTCTTTTTTGTTATTTTTGGCTATGGACTGCTAATAACATTGGCTGATTGGCTTGTGCCATTAGTTTTAGGCGAACAGTGGCGTGTTGCCATTGTGTTTGTGCAAATTATTGCCGTAATGGAATTGTTTAATTTTGTGTTTTACAGTGTGGAGGATATCGCTATTATTCGTGATAATTTTTCTTATCGCATGTGGGCTCAAATCACGCAATTAATACTCTTATTGGTGCTATATGCTGTCGTAAATACAACAAGTATTCTGTCAAATATTGAGTTGGTGTTAGGTTTGATATGTCTTGTTAGAATTCTGTTTGTTGTTTATGATTTAACTAAGACTTGGCGTGGCGTTTAA